The following coding sequences lie in one Cydia fagiglandana chromosome 27, ilCydFagi1.1, whole genome shotgun sequence genomic window:
- the LOC134677960 gene encoding uncharacterized protein LOC134677960 — protein sequence MYEKLTIKGELKYIPTQRKTLKEEAVPTIEHQFIPIPEHELQANTIHIEESFEPYPNQPKDEQQQQINAEQQELSEDQNDSNNLMDYEMIQQDFAEPLFSQYQDTNVTINPIENFKSKFRAFSLLPPFWLHAENPNGLVFMRMDPKTQKIKHHIRLNDDLTVTVIFPNNEQLPLKEKINSYDNTYDYLKSVERWPLCVGTQIDDNKFCKGVIIGDDTYERNQQYPRCKSCRILRNRLQNRNSTSTLLQKMAEAKRRASNLVHKCKRLKRTTPYGTVKKRHWEAVLEEENYRQPNLKIAYKLTPAHLKPKGFQVMNVPLATEVFGHEISVAMAHYQPYCEELKDSTATQKFIDLVFNLIQALSSRIPRDALYVNENCRRRKAIQEFLEFLADWEKLEKKIPVSRSTLTGLKVTCKVL from the exons atgtacgaaaagttaactattaaaggagagctcaaatatattcctacacaaagaaaaacgcttaaagaagaagctgtgcccacgattgagcatcagtttattcccattcccgaacatgaactccaagccaatactattcacatagaggaatctttcgaaccataccccaatcaacctaaggacgagcagcaacaacaaatcaatgccgagcaacaggaattatcagaagatcaaaatgattctaataatttaatggattatgaaatgatacaacaggactttgcggaaccattgtttagtcaatatcaggatactaatgtaacaataaatccaatagagaattttaaaagtaagtttcgggcattttcgttgttgccgcctttttggctacatgcagaaaatcctaatgggctggtatttatgcgaatggatccaaaaactcagaagattaaacatcatatacgtttaaacgatgatctaactgtcact gtaatttttcccaataatgaacaattgccactaaaggagaaaattaattcatatgacaacacctacgattacttaaaatcggttgaaagatggcctttgtgcgttggtactcagattgacgacaataa attttgtaaaggtgtgattattggtgatgatacttacgaaagaaatcaacagtacccaagatgtaaatcttgtcgaatattacgaaatcgtttgcagaaccgtaattccacttcaactctattacaaaaaatggcagaagcaaaacggcgcgcttcaaatcttgtacatAAATGCAAGCGTCTGAAGAGGACG ACCCCTTACGGAACTGTGAAAAAAAGACATTGGGAAGCGGTATTAGAGGAAGAGAATTATCGTCAGCCTAACTTAAAAATCGCTTACAAGTTAACACCAGCGCATTTGAAACCGAAAGGTTTTCAAGTAATGAATGTTCCTCTTGCAActgaa GTGTTTGGTCATGAAATTTCGGTCGCCATGGCTCACTATCAACCCTATTGCGAGGAATTGAAGGATTCAACTGCAACACAAAAATTTATTGATCTTGTATTcaatttgatacaagctttGTCTTCGCGTATACCAAGAGATGCTCTGTACGTGAATGAAAATTGCAGACGAAGAAAG GCAATCCAGGAATTTTTAGAATTCCTTGCAGACTGGGAAAagctcgaaaaaaaaatacctgtgtcaaggagcacgttaactggattaaaagtaacttgtaaagttttgtga
- the LOC134677990 gene encoding arginine-hydroxylase NDUFAF5, mitochondrial: MSHTQLLTVTTRLCWLNSIKYECKYLRNAAKVLVRYKGTNAAKKKTASSVYRTMNIFDRQAKILQRERSAQREDYHLAEYIKEEVGWRTADRILDIKRLFKNAVELGAGRGYVSRHLLPDSVEKVTLCDTSQTHLDKAIIGDGVQFEKRVMDEENIDLPEDSMDLVVSSLCLHWVNDLPGTFDKIMKVLKPDGAFIASLFGGDTLMELRQSLQLADTERLGGMTPHISPFVRVRDIGGLLNASGYTLQTVDVDTITVWYPSAWHVMNDLRALGEANAAFNRPLRLNRDVQFAAAAIYEEMYGKDLPEHKSHGVPVTFEIVNLLGWKPSPDQPQPLPRGSGQLSLKDLHRIDEIVKDVKTVELSDDDKK; this comes from the exons atgtctCACACGCAACTACTTACCGTCACAACCCGACTATGTTGGTTAAACAGCATAAAATACGAAtgtaaatatttacgtaatGCAGCAAAAGTTTTAGTAAGATATAAAGGCACGAATGCCGCGAAAAAGAAGACTGCGAGCTCTGTGTACCGCACTATGAACATATTCGACAGACAGGCGAAGATTCTGCAAAGGGAGCGGTCGGCACAGAGGGAGGACTATCATTTAGCAGAATATATAAAAGAAGAGGTTGGGTGGCGTACGGCTGATAGAATATTGGATATCAAGAGGCTATTCAAAAATGCTGTGGAGCTTG GTGCTGGTCGTGGTTATGTCTCCAGACACCTTCTGCCAGACTCCGTGGAGAAGGTCACACTCTGTGACACATCACAGACGCATCTGGACAAAGCCATCATTGGGGACGGGGTGCAGTTTGAGAAACGGGTTATGGACGAAGAGAACATTGAT TTGCCTGAGGACAGTATGGACCTGGTAGTGTCCTCGCTGTGTCTGCACTGGGTCAACGACCTACCTGGAACTTTTGACAAAATCATGAAAGTGCTGAAACCTGATGGC GCATTCATAGCATCTCTATTCGGTGGTGACACCCTCATGGAGCTCCGACAGTCTCTCCAACTAGCCGACACGGAGAGATTGGGGGGGATGACCCCCCACATCTCCCCTTTCGTGCGAGTGAGGGATATAGGGGGGCTTTTGAATGC GAGCGGCTACACGCTGCAAACCGTCGACGTGGACACTATCACAGTGTGGTATCCGAGCGCGTGGCACGTGATGAACGACCTGCGCGCGCTCGGCGAGGCGAACGCCGCGTTTAACCGCCCGCTGCGGTTGAACCGCGACGTGCAGTTTGCCGCCGCGGCGATTTATGAAGAGATGTATGGGAAG gaCTTACCAGAGCACAAGTCCCACGGGGTCCCGGTGACCTTCGAGATAGTGAACCTCCTGGGTTGGAAGCCCTCCCCCGACCAGCCGCAGCCTTTACCCCGCGGCTCCGGACAGCTCTCCCTTAAGGATCTCCACCGGATTGATGAAATAGTTAAGGATGTGAAGACTGTTGAGCTTAGTGATGATGATAAGAAATAA
- the LOC134677836 gene encoding small integral membrane protein 12: MWPILMQFLRSKAPYLTLPFAAVIGVIGYNLEGYFSDRYTPYNKAIEDQRLERQEDKLLADPTNVEKLKYKENVLGKNVSPSLQK; the protein is encoded by the exons ATGTGGCCGATACTGATGCAGTTTCTCCGGAGCAAAGCTCCATATTTGACACTCCCCTTTGCAGCCGTCATAGGCGTTATAGGCTACAACTTGGAGGGATACTTCTCTGATAGATACACTCCTTATAACA AAGCGATAGAAGACCAGAGACTAGAGAGGCAGGAGGACAAACTGCTCGCGGACCCGACCAATGTTGAGAAGCTGAAGTATAAAGAAAATGTTTTAGGGAAAAATGTGTCACCGTCATTACAAAAATAG